In the Hordeum vulgare subsp. vulgare chromosome 7H, MorexV3_pseudomolecules_assembly, whole genome shotgun sequence genome, one interval contains:
- the LOC123410230 gene encoding cysteine-rich receptor-like protein kinase 26, with the protein MFSPRVTGGLRLRVYITSEPSRGAPNPISLPLNQSSAYAISFEILKQMTNNFSTERKLGQGSSGVVYKGVLKTRETIAVKKIVPSWMPGSQEQFQNEVYHLMMLKHPNIVRFLGYCYETWNEVQLCNGKHVFAEVTERLLCLEYLPKGSLDKHLSDESSGLDWSTRYNIIEGICYGLCHLHEQTDTKIIHLDLKPANILLDDRMVPKITDFGLSRLLDQQQTLYTESRHGTFGYMPPEIFHGGTITPKSDIFSLGVIIMEVITGHKDYPDVTRESPDDYIERALTKWRVVLQISPCNESLETYSKQIKRCIQVGLMCVNPDRTKRPPIMQVIDMLQGLKDISTVLTM; encoded by the exons atgttctcgccaCGTGTTACAGGGGGGTTGCGTCTAAGGGTATACATCACTAGTGAGCCCTCCAGGGGAGCCCCAAACCCAATAAGCTTACCGCTGAACCAGAGTTCAGCATACGCTATATcatttgaaattttgaaacaaatgACAAATAACTTCAGCACTGAGCGAAAACTTGGTCAGGGTAGTTCTGGTGTGGTATATAAG GGAGTGCTAAAAACTCGGGAAACGATTGCTGTGAAGAAGATTGTGCCATCATGGATGCCTGGTTCGCAGGAacaatttcagaatgaggtttaTCATCTTATGATGCTTAAGCACCCCAATATAGTACGATTTCTAGGCTACTGCTATGAAACATGGAATGAGGTTCAGTTGTGCAATGGGAAACATGTTTTTGCGGAGGTGACTGAAAGGTTACTTTGCTTGGAGTATCTTCCCAAGGGAAGCCTTGATAAACATCTATCAG ATGAATCTTCTGGACTTGATTGGAGCACACGCTACAATATAATTGAGGGGATTTGCTATGGGTTATGTCACCTTCACGAGCAAACTGATACGAAGATCATTCACTTGGACCTTAAACCTGCGAACATATTGCTGGATGATCGTATGGTACCAAAAATCACAGACTTTGGTCTGTCAAGACTACTTGATCAACAACAAACACTTTACACTGAATCTCGTCATGGAACATT TGGTTACATGCCACCCGAAATATTTCATGGAGGTACAATTACACCTAAATCAGACATATTCAGTTTGGGTGTAATAATCATGGAGGTAATAACCGGGCACAAGGACTACCCAGACGTTACTAGAGAATCTCCAGATGATTATATCGAGCGT GCACTTACAAAATGGAGGGTTGTGTTGCAAATATCGCCATGCAACGAGTCTCTAGAAACATATTCCAAGCAAATAAAGAGATGCATCCAGGTAGGACTAATGTGCGTGAACCCTGACCGCACCAAAAGGCCTCCGATAATGCAGGTTATCGATATGCTTCAGGGATTGAAAGATATCTCAACAGTATTAACAATGTAA